A region from the Drosophila mauritiana strain mau12 chromosome 2L, ASM438214v1, whole genome shotgun sequence genome encodes:
- the LOC117150197 gene encoding troponin C: MEDDEKMDIMRKAFQMFDTQKTGFIETLRLKTILNSMGQMFDDSELQALIDDNDPEDTGKVNFDGFCSIAAHFLEEEDAEAIQKELKEAFRLYDREGNGYITTSTLKEILAALDDKLSSSDLDGIIAEIDTDGSGTVDFDEFMEMMAGE; encoded by the exons ATG GAGGACGACGAGAAAATGGACATCATGCGCAAGGCATTCCAAATGTTCGACACACAAAAGACGGGCTTCATTGAGACGCTGCGTCTGAAGACGATCCTCAACAGCATGGGTCAGATGTTCGACGACAGCGAACTGCAGGCTCTAATCGACGACAACGATCCGGAGGACACCGGCAAGGTTAACTTCGACGGCTTCTGCAGCATCGCTGCCCATTtcctggaggaggaggatgccGAGGCCATCCAGAAGGAGCTGAAAGAGGCCTTCCGTCTGTACGATCGCGAGGGAAATGGTTACATCACCACCTCAACGCTCAAGGAAATTCTCGCCGCCCTCGACGACAAGCTCTCCTCCAGCGATCTGGACGGCATCATCGCTGAGATTGACACTGATGGATCCGGTACCGTGGACTTTGATG AATTCATGGAGATGATGGCGGGCGAGTAG
- the LOC117150194 gene encoding bone morphogenetic protein receptor type-1B isoform X3 — protein MAPKSRKKKAHARSLTCYCDGSCPDNVSNGTCETRPGGSCFSAVQQLYDETTGMYEEERTYGCMPPEDNGGFLMCKVAAVPHLHGKNIVCCDKEDFCNRDLYPTYTPKLTTPAPDLPVSSESLHTLAVFGSIIISLSVFMLIVASLCFTYKRREKLRKQPRLINSMCNSQLSPLSQLVEQSSGSGSGLPLLVQRTIAKQIQMVRLVGKGRYGEVWLAKWRDERVAVKTFFTTEEASWFRETEIYQTVLMRHDNILGFIAADIKGNGSWTQMLLITDYHEMGSLHDYLSMSVINPQKLQLLAFSLASGLAHLHDEIFGTPGKPAIAHRDIKSKNILVKRNGQCAIADFGLAVKYNSELDVIHIAQNPRVGTRRYMAPEVLSQQLDPKQFEEFKRADMYSVGLVLWEMTRRCYTPISGTKTTTCEDYALPYHDVVPSDPTFEDMHAVVCVKGFRPPIPSRWQEDDVLATVSKIMQECWHPNPTVRLTALRVKKTLGRLETDCLIDVPIKIV, from the exons ATGGCGCCGAAATCCAGAAAGAAGAAGGCTCATg CCCGCTCCCTAACCTGCTACTGCGATGGCAGTTGTCCGGACAATGTAAGCAATGGAACCTGCGAGACCAGACCCGGCGGCAGTTGCTTCAGCGCAGTCCAACAGCTTTACGATGAGACGACCGGAATGTACGAGGAGGAGCGAACCTATGGATGCATGCCGCCCGAAGACAACGGTGGCTTTCTCATG TGCAAAGTAGCCGCTGTACCCCACCTGCATGGCAAGAACATTGTCTGCTGCGACAAGGAGGACTTCTGCAACCGTGACTTGTACCCCACCTACACACCCAAGCTGACCACACCAGCGCCGGACTTGCCCGTGAGCAGCGAATCCCTGCACACGCTAGCCGTCTTCGGCTCCATCATCATCTCCCTGTCCGTGTTTATGCTGATCGTGGCCAGCTTATGTTTCACCTACAAGCGACGCGAGAAGCTGCGCAAGCAACCACGTCTCATCAACTCCATGTGCAACTCGCAGCTGTCACCCTTGTCACAACTGGTGGAACAGAGTTCGGGCTCCGGATCGGGATTACCACTGCTGGTGCAAAGAACCATTGCCAAGCAGATTCAGATGGTGCGACTGGTGGGCAAGGGACGATATGGCGAGGTCTGGCTGGCCAAGTGGCGCGATGAGCGGGTGGCCGTCAAGACCTTCTTTACGACCGAAGAGGCTTCTTGGTTCCGCGAGACTGAAATCTATCAGACAGTGCTGATGCGACACGACAATATCTTGGGCTTCATTGCCGCCGACATCAAGGGTAATGGTAGCTGGACACAGATGTTGCTGATCACCGACTACCACGAGATGGGCAGCCTACACGATTACCTCTCAATGTCGGTGATCAATCCGCAGAAGCTGCAATTGCTAGCGTTCTCGCTGGCCTCCGGGTTAGCCCACCTGCACGACGAGATCTTCGGAACCCCTGGCAAACCAGCTATCGCTCATCGCGATATCAAGAGCAAGAACATATTGGTCAAGCGGAATGGACAGTGCGCTATTGCTGACTTTGGACTGGCGGTGAAGTACAACTCGGAACTGGATGTCATCCACATTGCACAGAATCCACGTGTCGGCACACGCCGCTACATGGCTCCAGAAGTATTGAGTCAGCAGCTGGATCCCAAGCAGTTTGAAGAGTTCAAGCGAGCGGATATGTATTCGGTGGGTCTCGTTCTGTGGGAGATGACCCGTCGCTGCTACACACCCATATCGGGCACCAAGACGACCACCTGCGAGGACTACGCCCTGCCCTACCACGATGTGGTGCCCTCGGATCCCACGTTCGAGGACATGCACGCTGTTGTGTGCGTAAAGGGTTTCCGGCCGCCGATACCATCGCGCTGGCAGGAGGATGATGTACTCGCCACCGTATCCAAGATCATGCAGGAGTGCTGGCACCCGAATCCCACCGTCCGGCTGACTGCCCTGCGCGTAAAGAAGACGCTGGGGCGACTGGAAACAGACTGCCTAATCGATGTGCCTATTAAGATTGTCTAA
- the LOC117150387 gene encoding probable cytochrome P450 28d1, giving the protein MCPISTALFVIAAILALIYVFLTWNFSYWKKMGIPTAKSWPFVGSFPSVFTQKRNVVYDIDEIYEQYKNTDSIVGVFQTRIPQLMVTTPEYAHKIFVSDFRSFHDNEMAKFTDSKKDPILANNPFILTGEAWKERRAEVTPGLSANRVKAAYPVSLRVCKKFVEYIRRQSLMAPAQGLNAKDLCLCYTTEVISDCVLGISAQSFTDNPTPMVGMTKRVFEQSFGFIFYSVVANLWPPITKFYTVSLFAKDVAAFFHDIMQKCIQVRRESPAAQQRDDFLNYMLQLQEKKGLNAAELTSHTMTFLTDGFETTAQVLTHTLLFLARNPEEQQKLREEVGTAELTFEQISELPFTEACIHETLRIFSPVLAARKVVTEPYELTNKNGVSVKLRPGDVVIIPVNALHNDPQYYEEPQSFKPERFLNINGGAKKYRDQGLYFGFGDGPRICPGMRFSLTQIKAALVEIVRNFDVKVNPKTRKDNEIDDTYFMPALKGGVWLDFVERH; this is encoded by the exons ATGTGTCCGATTTCCACGGCTCTTTTTGTGATTGCGGCCATTCTGGCCTTGATCTATGTCTTTCTGACTTGGAACTTTAGCTACTGGAAGAAGATGGGCATTCCTACGGCCAAGTCATGGCCCTTTGTGGGCAGTTTTCCCAGCGTTTTCACCCAGAAACGGAACGTGGTCTACGACATCGATGAGATCTATGA GCAGTACAAGAACACCGATAGCATCGTGGGAGTGTTCCAAACCAGAATTCCACAACTAATGGTCACAACGCCGGAATATGCGCACAAGATATTTGTTAGTGACTTCCGCAGCTTCCACGACAACGAGATGGCTAAGTTT ACCGACAGCAAGAAGGATCCCATTCTGGCGAACAATCCATTTATATTGACCGGTGAGGCCTGGAAGGAAAGACGCGCCGAAGTTACACCCGGACTTTCGGCAAATCGG GTCAAAGCTGCCTATCCCGTCTCGCTGCGCGTTTGTAAAAAGTTCGTGGAATATATAAGGCGACAGAGCCTGATGGCCCCCGCCCAAGGACTAAATGCGAAGGATCTCTGCTTGTGCTACACCACCGAAGTGATTTCCGATTGTGTCCTGGGCATTTCCGCCCAGAGTTTCACGGATAATCCCACACCCATGGTGGGAATGACCAAGCGCGTCTTCGAACAATCTTTCGGCTTCATCTTCTACTCGGTGGTCGCCAATCTATGGCCACCAATCACGAAATTCTACACCGTTTCGCTGTTCGCCAAGGACGTGGCTGCGTTCTTCCATGACATCATGCAGAAGTGCATCCAAGTGCGGCGGGAAAGTCCGGCGGCACAGCAGCGAGATGACTTCCTCAACTacatgttgcagttgcaggAGAAAAAAGGACTGAATGCGGCGGAGTTGACCTCGCACACAATGACATTTTTGACGGACGGATTCGAGACCACCGCGCAAGTGCTTACCCACACACTCCTTTTCCTGGCCCGCAATCCCGAGGAGCAGCAAAAGTTGAGGGAGGAGGTCGGTACCGCCGAGCTGACCTTTGAACAGATAAGTGAGCTGCCCTTCACCGAAGCCTGCATCCATG AAACCTTGCGAATTTTCTCACCTGTCCTGGCTGCCCGCAAGGTGGTAACTGAACCCTACGAACTGACGAACAAAAACGGAGTGAGCGTGAAACTGAGACCCGGGGATGTCGTCATCATTCCTGTGAACGCCTTGCACAACGATCCCCAATACTACGAGGAGCCGCAATCCTTCAAGCCCGAGCGATTCCTGAACATCAATGGCGGAGCCAAGAAGTACAGAGATCAGGGCCTATACTTCGGGTTTGGCGATGGACCCCGTATTTGTCCCG GTATGCGGTTTTCACTCACCCAAATCAAAGCTGCCCTGGTGGAAATCGTGCGAAACTTTGACGTCAAGGTTAATCCCAAAACGCGCAAGGATAATGAAATTGATGATACCTACTTTATGCCTGCCTTAAAAGGCGGTGTTTGGCTGGACTTTGTTGAACGCCATTAG
- the LOC117141847 gene encoding lipase member I yields the protein MMNNILVLIGFSSVMLVAGLDDMNCFSLQSEFCPNANISFWLYTKENQDGTKLSVFELNRLEFNHHKPLKVLIHGFNGHRDFSPNIQLRPLFLTQDYNLISLDYPKLAYEPCYTEAVHNAKYVARCTAQLLRVLLESGLVKIEDLHLIGLGLGAHVAGFIGQFLPEHKLEHITALDPAKPFYMVKDPALKLDPTDAKFVDVVHTDVTMLGLLDAVGHVDFYLNMGVSQPNCGPVNKMETHFCYHNRAADYYAESISSPYGFYGFYCPNFKSFAKGICVPDKNVELMGFHVDPKARGRYFLDTNNGPPYAKGENFSSISRQLKGRTFVNDDIIDKMIES from the exons ATGATGAATAACATCTTGGTCTTAATAG GCTTTTCGAGTGTTATGCTCGTTGCTGGCTTAGATGATATGAACTGTTTCTCCCTGCAAAGCGAATTTTGTCCCAATGCCAACATTTCCTTTTGGCTATACAC AAAAGAAAATCAGGATGGAACTAAGCTTTCAGTATTTGAACTTAATCGGCTTGAATTTAATCACCACAAACCGCTCAAGGTTCTGATCCATGGattcaacgggcaccgcgaTTTCAGTCCCAATATCCAGCTACGTCCGCTGTTCCTGACACAGGATTATAACTTGATATCCTTGGACTATCCAAAACTAGCCTATGAACCCTGCTATACGGAAGCGGTTCACAATGCCAAATACGTAGCTCGCTGTACTGCTCAGTTGCTACGAGTACTCCTCGAGAGCGGATTGGTCAAAATTGAGGATCTGCACCTAATTGGCTTGGGCTTAGGTGCCCATGTGGCCGGGTTCATTGGGCAGTTTCTTCCGGAACACAAGCTGGAGCACATCACAGCCCTCGATCCGGCAAAGCCATTTTACATGGTCAAGGATCCGGCTCTAAAGCTCGATCCCACTGATGCCAAGTTCGTGGACGTCGTGCACACGGATGTGACGATGCTTGGCTTACTGGATGCAGTGGGCCACGTGGACTTCTACTTGAACATGGGTGTCTCACAGCCCAACTGCGGACCCGTTAATAAGA TGGAGACCCATTTCTGCTACCATAACCGAGCCGCAGACTATTATGCCGAGTCTATTTCTTCACCTTATGGATTCTATGGCTTCTACTGTCCCAATTTTAAAAGCTTCGCCAAGGGAATTTGCGTTCCTGATAAAAATGTAGAGCTGATGGGCTTCCACGTCGATCCGAA AGCCAGAGGCAGGTATTTTCTGGATACCAATAATGGTCCTCCTTATGCCAAGGGCGAGAACTTTTCCTCAATAAGCCGCCAGCTAAAAGGTCGCACTTTCGTGAACGATGATATTATAGATAAAATGATTGAATCATAG
- the LOC117150388 gene encoding TBC1 domain family member 19 has translation MEELQDASIHHMTAKVIAAIKNTKSYEPIYKELQKLVCNPSVDTHDMRNTLEDAIKSAGLETEIRNIVYNLVRTRLSRTDDKNLANKQGAKPTVSDPLGYLKRAGVLWDRRVRKSLNAMCTELKVPLHGQPRISADREDFMAKWNELSNYNMDLANYRPVYAPKDLLEVLLSLKGPAKTTENTDQIPQWEFSHIALPVKNLFELRAHYADLLRSDSYLGVPDLTVQCQRILEARHAPMCQQFLKKGCTPAPYRGALWASVLDSKLHDYDIEYWQKLRNAVWTTDHIVDKLVFKDIQLTASNDDQYFVFEDVLYQVLLCFSRDTDIGGCVEYESFPVKGKTYEGPPSGVVPFHGICMFAAPFCYLYDSPVSLYYTFRAFYIRYCHRLTTINTHPQGIVSLCLLFEKLLQTYEPQLWSHFRELQIQPLRVVFKWLMRAFSGHLPPDQLLVLWDLILGFDSLEILPLFAIIILSFRKESIMQVASLDSIEAILADLSSIKVLPLVQLALSRD, from the exons atggaggagctgcaggatgCCAGCATCCACCACATGACCGCAAAGGTAATCGCGGCCATCAAGAACACTAAGAGCTACGAGCCCATCTACAAGGAGCTGCAGAAGCTGGTCTGCAATCCCAGCGTGGACACCCACGATATGCGCAACACCCTCGAGGATGCCATCAAGAGCGCCGGACTGGAGACGGAGATCCGGAATATTGTCTACAACCTGGTCCGCACGCGGCTGTCCAGAACAGATGACAAAAACCTGGCCAACAAACAGGGAGCG AAACCCACCGTTAGTGATCCACTTGGATATTTAAAAAGAGCTGGTGTGCTTTGGGATCGAAGGGTTCGGAAGAGTTTGAATGCCATGTGCACAGAACTGAAGGTTCCACTGCATGGACAACCAAGGATCAGTGCGGATCGCGAGGACTTTATGGCCAAGTGGAACGAACTGAGCAACTACAATATGG ATCTGGCCAACTATAGGCCTGTTTACGCTCCAAAGGATTTACTAGAGGTGCTGCTCTCGCTGAAAGGACCCGCCAAAACCACGGAAAATACAGA TCAAATCCCCCAATGGGAGTTCTCCCACATTGCACTTCCTGTGAAAAATCTATTCGAGCTGCGTGCCCACTATGCGGATCTGCTGCGAAGTGATAGCTATTTGGGAGTGCCGGATCTTACGGTTCAGTGCCAGAGGATTCTGGAGGCCCGGCATGCGCCCATGTGCCAGCAGTTCCTGAAGAAGGGCTGCACACCCGCACCCTATAGGGGAGCCCTCTGGGCTTCGGTCCTGGACAGCAAGCTTCATGACTAT GATATTGAATACTGGCAAAAGCTGCGCAATGCGGTCTGGACCACGGATCACATCGTGGACAAGCTGGTCTTCAAGGACATTCAGTTGACGGCCTCCAACGACGACCAGTACTTTGTGTTCGAGGACGTGCTCTACCAGGTGCTGCTCTGCTTCTCGCGGGACACCGATATCGGTGGCTGTGTGGAGTACGAGTCGTTTCCGGTGAAGGGCAAGACCTACGAAGGTCCTCCATCGGGTGTGGTGCCCTTCCACGGCATCTGCATGTTTGCCGCCCCCTTTTGTTATCTGTATGACTCGCCGGTGAGCCTGTACTATACATTCCGGGCCTTCTATATCCGCTACTGCCATCGCTTGACCACCATCAACACGCACCCTCAAGGGATTGTCAGTCTGTGCCTGCTCTTCGAGAAGCTGCTGCAGACCTATGAACCGCAGTTATGGTCCCATTTCCGGGAGCTTCAGATACAACC CCTGCGTGTGGTCTTCAAATGGCTTATGCGGGCGTTTTCCGGACATTTGCCCCCCGATCAATTGCTGGTCCTCTGGGATCTG ATCCTTGGCTTTGATAGCTTGGAGATCCTTCCTCTATTCGCCATCATCATTCTTAGCTTTAGAAAGGAGAGCATCATGCAGGTGGCCTCGTTGGATAGCATCGAAGCGATTCTGGCAGACTTGTCCTCTATCAAGGTGCTGCCCCTAGTGCAACTAGCCCTAAGTCGGGACTAA